Within Dermacentor albipictus isolate Rhodes 1998 colony chromosome 3, USDA_Dalb.pri_finalv2, whole genome shotgun sequence, the genomic segment TCCGGCCGACGACGACCAGTGGCCCTATGGGgcggacttgtacacgttacagaagAAATGTAACCGATTACTTTAACGTTACTTTCCTTTCTActtttattaacattgcacaaaCGTATGAACCGAACGAGCTAGCCTGGCTCATTCAATGCGTCTTCTGCAGCCCTTCACACGTTATCTTCACTATGCTGTTCAAAATTTTCTTTCGTTGTCGTTTCTTGAGACGACATCTGCGGCCACACTTAAAGCTCTCTCGATGTGTGCGCGATAAAGAGAATGGCTGTATTGCAATGTACGAACAGCTTGCTCACAAGACTATggttaattaagggaaaatgagaaatccacacaatcgtagcaattgctacaaaggaaacctatacgggttcctcgaaagaaaagccccgcagttgaagaaaaattcgtcctagtccgggactcgagcgcgggaccactgcctttccgggccagcggctctgccatctgagctatgcaggcggctagcagatggcagggcgaagtcaattTGTCAACAACAGATGATCGAATTTGTCAACACAACGGGTCTAGAAGAAATTAGTGTCAATTTTCTTCAAAGCTTACGTCAAGAATATGACTAAACCACTTCCTTATTGCTAGGCATGCATCTGACTTCCCATTTAGGACGATTATTTTACCTATAGTCGCTTCCTATTCAATACTGAAAAGGATTGAAGGCAGCGTACGATAGGTCTCAGAAGGGTAAAAATGATCTGCTTGTTTCCGACACCCAAAAATAAACCTAGATTTCACATGTTCGCATTGTGCACTTTCATTAAAGTTCTATTTGTTCCTGATAATGTCTTATATGTGTCACCTCGCGTTCTTCTTGTATTAATGCacttttttaaaagcgaagctgtGCATGGCTAGGATTCCGTGCATTATTGTTCCccatgaacaaaaactatcaccaTAAGTCAGCAAAATGTGCGACATGCAATGGTGGCTTACGAAAAAAATGCTGCTCGCCGTCTGTATGCCGGGCCTGTTCTTGAACATTAAGTGGTCGAAGCAGTCATCCATCATGCGACGATGAGGGCGGTATCCGCTgcaaaaataacaataataatcacaATAAGAATAATTGTATGGCTACACAATATTGGGTTCAGTTTCACTCAGCGAGCAATACCGCCTAAGCTGCTAGTTGTGCAAAATGTACGCCGAATATCGGGGCCTTCAGTAAACAGAGTCAAGCAACTGCAACTGAACAAAGCTCAAGTGGACGTGAAAAACGCCATGTGCTCTTTGAGCCAGCAGTCACTACGCGCGTAGTTAGCCAGAGCTGAAAAGCTGGTGCAACATATTCTTACTCTAATATTAAGTTTAGCAGTATGATAAACTGGTCTAGGTTGTCATGATGGCAACACTTTACCCGTTTGCCTGTGTCCGACGAGCTTAGAATTGACTATGAGGTAACTCAGCTTGGGAAGCCAAAATATACTTGCTTGCGCGGCGCTTTcagcttgatgatgatgatgatgatgtcctggatgagtttggcgcttacccactcgcttcttcttctgcttcttcgatTTCGGCAGCAACAACAACGTCACACAACACTCACTGCCTCTTGAACGCCGATAAAGCTATGCGGAACGTATTTAATGCACATGTACTTACTGTGTGCAAGTATTGCGACAATCGTCAACTAGTAACTACAGTTATCGCGATGATTACTGACACGAACACGCCGTTTGCACAAAGAGAATGAAAGTGAACCAAAAATGGACGTTGACGTTGAATGTTTAAACAATAGGAGCTAGCTAGCCTGCGCGCCATTATCATCGCATTATCCCCACTATTagcaccattatcatcatcatccttcacGAACGGCAGCAATGGAGCCAATAGCACCGGAACAACCGCCTGCAACCAGGTAAAGAAAATTACCTCATTTACACAGACGCAAGGGACAAGTCGACACTGTAATTAGTGCTGGCTACCGCATTTCTCGTTTATACTTACTAGCATTACATGAAAGTAATGCTAGTAAGTATGACGGCGTCTAATCTCAGTAGCACACAAAGATCATTAACATACGAGCAAACGTATATGCTGCAGCACAGAAAGTAAGTCTTTTAGACGTGGCGAAATTAAGGTAGATTCAAAATTGTACATCTACTCACTCAAGGAGTAACGCTTTACCCTATGCGCCAACTTCACAGTACATATATGTCACAGGAACATCATGCGGACTCGTGTGTTTTCCTGCAATGTGTAACACAACGCCAGGGCGGCGCACAAACGGCAGCCAATGAGTATTTGGTAACAACTAGTGGTGTTCCAGGCGCCTATAAGAGTTGTAAAGTTCTACTAAATAGGACGCTTTCCTTGGCACCATGTAAGTTCACCATGCGCCTGCAGAATCTCCTTTCTGTTTATGGGAACAAGGGCAGGGTCGCGACGATGTTGAACGCAATGTCACAATACCCTACATCTGCAAGTAACAATTATTCTAAAAGTGCCTTCCGGGCATTCCCGCATTGCGTTCTCGCCGAAGGCTATGAAGACGTAAGGTCGCGGATTGTGCAGATAAAGCCACTTCTTTGTCCCGATCATAGAGATTGTATGCTAACATCTTTGAAGCAGTGGTCATAGCACAACAAAGCCATTTGGTAATAACGTTTCTTTTTACGCTACCCTGTACCGCTATTTGTTCAcatttcatgctttctttttctatttttcttctaGAATTTACAAGTGCGCCATTACCGCTTCACTGGCACTtcgaaaaatgaatgaatgaatgaatgaatgaatgaatgaatgaatgaatgaatgaatgaatgaatgaatgaatgaatgaatgaatgaatgaatctgtaATCTAAAGCACGCTACTTTGGTGTACAACACAAGGCAATGACAGACAAGAGGAAACCGGACTGTCCTTAGCAAATGTTTTCTGTTCCCGCCAAACGCTTTTGAGCTACAAGTGCTAAAATTTGTGTTTGGGATGTGTTGCACGTGCTGAAATAGTATATGCAGAAGAGTCGTGGCCGTCATATCAGTCAAATATATCGGACGCTCTgcccacgagaaaaaaaagactCTTGCGGTCTTTAAAGGCCCCTGTAAACAAACTAGAAATAAATGGGTCGTCACTTTGCATAGCGAAGAAGAACGCCTAGTGAGGGCGCAGCTGTGCTGTGGGCAAAAGGAAACCATCGAATACGTTCTCCCTCTCCGGCTGTACTTCGTTATACCCCGCTTTGAATTATATTTATCGGCAGAAAAGCATCAATACTTGCCCTAAATAActaattttgtttttgtgttaCACTCCTCATGTGGACTTTATCTTCGCCGTGCTAGATACACCGAAAGTTATTTAGCGCACTTCACTCTGTCAGGATGACCATTTATTTTGCCCACACTGACACTGACGGCAGCGCCGTCGCAATTTCCGATGCCGTCTCCCCTCACGCCAGCAGCAGGTGTTTCTCTCTCGCCCGCACTGCTCCGccgaggcgcgctggtgacgtggcgttgcaGCTAATGGGACATTAAGTGCCGTGTCTCTGCTGCagactacagacgccggcttcTATCGCTCATTGGACCATTTGAgactttcgcataaaaaaaaaataaagacgaaaCAGGCGCTGTCTTTTCTGTTCTTAGTCCGCGTATTTTCAATGCGCTCTTTATGCTTAAGCATGTCGATGGAGTGAATGAGTGAATGTTCCAAGGTCTAACCACCACGGTTACAATTCTCTCGATGTTACAGAGCTCTACCGGCGGCCAAATCTTTGTGCCCCGCGGGCTGCTACTGTTGCTTCCACCTCCGTAGCCGTTCCAGCATCCAGAGTTTCGCCGCGCTCTGCTTCGTAAGTGAGACGCGCGCAAGTCGGAGCTTTTCTCTCTGACGCACGCCTTTGCACATATTTACGATATAATAGCGTGTCGTTgtcatcgtcgttgttgttgtagttCTCTGTGAATTGAAATTCCCTGTAAATTTAGCGAAATCAGAGCAAAGGAGGGAGCTAGTGAACAATGCGCGCTTTACATATATAAGATGTGTCCTTTTGTCATCATTTCGTCATGTCGCTATTTTTGTCATTTCCAGGTGTTTCCTGCGACGTCTGTCTGATATGTCGAATTTTAGGTGCGGGGTTGAGGTGAAGGCGACGTTCACTCTCTCAGCTCACAGTCCCAACTGTCCAGAGATAGGGGCATATACAGAACACATTCTGTACTCACGTCACACTGCCATAACCTCTCATCATTTCCCTTACCCACCCCCTCCTTCTCGGAGTGCTTGGATTCACTTGGGCTCGGCGGATCAATAACTGGTCTTAGCGCAGCAAGCGCTCTTCTTTACTGGACCTTCTTTCCTTCACTCTCTCTCCTAATGAAACACATGCCACAGACAGCACTAAAGTCTGCTGCCATGTTGTTCTGCCCCGCCATTACGCATAAATTATGGTGGAAAACCAGGTTGACACgcagcttgggcgagttggtcgcAGTTAATAACGGCGGTATTGCATAGCGCACGAATGCAGGGGAAGAAGTACAGAGAAAAGTGATCTGTCCTTTTTTCACTACATTCGCGCGCTACGCCATGCCGCCGTTATGAACCAATCGGAGATTAGTTTTTCCTCAATTGAATCTTGCGCAGTGCGAAATGTAGCGGCCCCGCCTATGAATAAACTCTCGAATATGCTTTGTCATTAAAGTTTGGTTTCTGAATGGTACAGATTTCCAACGCCTTGTTGCTGCTCATCCTCTTCTTCATCGTCGTCAACCCGGAAGAAGCGACCGTCTACATTAAGCTCAGCATCGTCCACACCACCTTGAAAGGTAATCTCCCCGTCTGTATTCATCAAAGGGAAGGAAGCGCGAGTTTGGCAGTTTTTACGTTTTATATGCAGATGCCATGCTAAGGACGAGTTGCATAACACCAATCTGCGCGTTCCGACTACTTATGTTTACGTATTTCCTTGCTCCATTGTGCTAAACCATCGGCCCGGCTTCACGAAACTTCCCTCAGTGCGTAAGTGCGGTTAGTGATTCGCTGACACCTTGGATTTCGTCGCCCTATCGTCTTGACCGTTGTCGCATTGGACGGCGTTCGTGGGCTGGTCACTCGTACTAACGTAAGTTTTGCGTATACGGGCCCTGTTTAAGATAGCCTAATCAGCTTCGCAGTGTCAATGTAGGTCGGTTTAGATCGGAAACACTCAGGTATGTCGGAAGCGATTGGCGTTGGGGCGCGGTAGGGAGGTATGTTTGATGTAGTATTCAAAGAGTGTAAATACAACAGTTGATCTTTTCGAAGTCAGGATGGAGTTAATGATCGGCTTGCGTCTTAAGGCGAATTCGGCAAGTCACACCGGCACGCACCGGGCCGCCCTGGGGTGACGATGATTGGATGAAACGGCGCTTTGATGCCGGATGCCCCATTAATGAATCCGACACCACCGAGGCGGGGAGCAATACGTGGCGAGCTAAGCGATATATCTCGGTCTGTTTACTCCAAGTCAGCTTAGATCAGACTGACGCAGCTGACTGACACACAGCATGGCCACACGACTCGGGCAACTATAGCTGAATTCTTTCTCTAAGGCACCGGCATAGTTATCGGTGTTTCGGCCTCGCCCTGGAAAGTGCGTAGAGGGGGGCGCATGTGCTTACTTTGGAATGTAATGAACGTTGAATTTCTGTTTAGCTCGTTTTATCCGTTTTAAGCACGTTCAGCCATTACAATGCCTTTCCTATGTTGTGTTAAAACAGATTTTCTTTTCCCTTCGTATAAACAGAGGTATCACTGCTGCCCATACCTTACGTAATCACGACAACGCTGAGCATCATGGTAGACCTGCTTCTTCTCATCGGAATCGAAGATGTGAGTGTGATTAGCTTCTACTGGCAGTTGACTTAGAGATGTAATAGTAATGCCTGCGTGAACCTTAATGAGCGATATGTACTCGTTTTGACTTTAATAACCTGATTTTCTAAAGCGCTAATTACACGAGCAATCGGCACAATAAAGTGGAGGACAGGCGCTAAGTAGGTCAATAATTAGCCACCCATGCAGCTTTCCCATAAATGTATCGCAGCCAATGTGGGCGCTTGCTCTCAGTTTTACGGAATTAAGTGCCTAGCGCAGTCACCAGCGATGCTGAAAATTTGGTGTCCTAGACCATAAGTGCTAAGTTGTTCTTGACATGCTGCCAGCGACGCGCAAAGCATGTGCTCGCGTTCAGTACCGCCTCGTGCGTCGTTGCGCCGCAAACCTACAGTCGCCGTGTGCTACGCAGAACTGTCGAGAGGTGCTGCAAGTCTACATCGGCTGGAGTTCGGCATGCACGGCGTTTGAGTCCGTCTCGTGGATTGGCCTCGTGGCTTGGAAGGCAAACAGCGAGAACGTGAGTTGCGTAACAGTCCTGATGCGGCATGCACGTTATACTAAACAGTGCCTCGTGCTGGCTTCTGTCAGGAATCGTCAACCGCCGAGGCAGCACCTAAGAGAGATTGCTCCCCCTAATCCGCTTTATGAATCACGCTTGACAGAATACGTTTGAAATGGTGCAGCATGTTTTGCAATATTCTGTCGCACGTGACAAAATACTACTACGCCACCGTTTTGTTCTTCTTCAATCTCAAAATTCGAGTTCAACCTGATGACGGCATTGTGGTCAGGGCCACGGTGTAAGATAtgcagggtgccccagctaactttagccacatACTCAAATTAgtctttttttcattccgcctaatcagAGAAATAGTCTTAATATATCAACTtcacaaatattataattagatgaaaagtgtcaatgagaaaattgtagagcaacaagaaaaactcccgatacagctttctgttgctcaatacgtgctacataaaagtgttttttttttcttagcgtgacagaagcccgcgaatgcacggaaaattgccgcgtgaccgtccactcgaggcactttgtgtgtattcgcgggcttccttcacgctcggaaaaacacttttatgtagaacGCATTGaagaacagaaagctgtagcggCAGTTTAtcatgtttctctacaattttctcattgacaatgTTCACTCATTAACAAtgcttttacagtttcaagatgcTCATCTAAtcataatacttgagaagttgattcattatttaggactaattgtgtaattaggtagaacgaaagaaaaataatctgagtatctccaagcgacggcaaacaacattaccttggttttgtctagctacgtggcattcgcatattttcaagctctggctaaagttagctgagacagCCTGTACACTCTTTAGGTGAGGACACTCGCGAGGCACAACCGACCAGATAAAGTAGCAACGGTGCGCGTCCATCGGTAAGGTGAATTGAAGGCAGTGTGTGCCTATCGGCGGGACGACGCAACttcagttagaacgcaggcgagagatTGCGCGcataaggaacgcgtggataTAACGCAAAACAGCCAGAGAACAGCGGCTGCACGCGGTGTCGCGTCGACATATCTGCTCCGTCGATGCGATGGTGCCCTCTCCCTATTTAGGTGTTTTACCTCTCCCCTCAAGCTCCTCACCACGGTTGCCTACTTTCGCACGTCAGTCAATCATTTCGGATTTCCGGTAAAGCGCCGGTTGCGAgagataaaactttttttttttgtcttgaagTTGCGTCTTGCCGCCGATAGGCATTATaagggttggggtcgggcatgaaatagatggtagctggacCATGCCGTCacccaactcatccacgctgaggacgttgttgaagggagagacttgttctcatcgagaacgaggaatatgggatttattcaCAGTATCTAC encodes:
- the LOC139057816 gene encoding uncharacterized protein — encoded protein: MEPIAPEQPPATRALPAAKSLCPAGCYCCFHLRSRSSIQSFAALCFISNALLLLILFFIVVNPEEATVYIKLSIVHTTLKEVSLLPIPYVITTTLSIMVDLLLLIGIEDNCREVLQVYIGWSSACTAFESVSWIGLVAWKANSENLGFFKTPSIILIGVVLFKVYTVRHLRDYLRVLKDAQPITRAPS